From the genome of Phytohabitans rumicis, one region includes:
- a CDS encoding thiamine pyrophosphate-dependent enzyme, which yields MGAKLARPDRTVVGLTGDGGAMYTYQALWTAAHLGLDVKLVVCHNASYRLLKENLAAYRRDDSPDQPYPPFFDLTSPRVSFVRLAEALGVAAFRLVEPAQVEQALCTLLGHRGPALLEVVLDRDVTPARG from the coding sequence GTGGGCGCGAAGCTGGCCCGGCCGGACCGGACCGTCGTCGGGCTGACCGGAGACGGCGGCGCGATGTACACGTACCAGGCACTGTGGACGGCCGCGCACCTCGGGCTCGACGTGAAGCTGGTCGTCTGCCACAACGCCAGCTACCGTCTGCTGAAGGAGAACCTGGCCGCCTACCGGCGGGACGACTCGCCGGACCAGCCGTACCCGCCGTTCTTCGATCTGACCAGTCCACGCGTCAGCTTCGTCCGGCTCGCCGAGGCGCTCGGCGTCGCCGCGTTCCGGCTGGTGGAGCCCGCGCAGGTCGAGCAGGCGCTGTGCACGCTGCTGGGCCACCGCGGACCCGCTCTGCTGGAGGTGGTCCTGGACCGCGACGTGACGCCGGCGCGCGGCTAG
- a CDS encoding alpha-amylase family glycosyl hydrolase translates to MPGNLADAMELLDHLVDLGVNAVELLPMAEFEGWASWGYGTSHYFAVEFSGGGRDQLKHFVRACHQRGIAVILDVVYNHYHHHAERAQWAYDSDAHARNSYYWYEGLDTDYADPTGGYVDNLSTGWAPRLWEEPVRQMLISSAVAQLAEFHIDGFRVDQTTSLHAYSTLHADGRGLPHVNAFGVRFLRELTRTLRLVRPDVFLIAEDHSGWPAVTQPGRLGGLGFDVTWYADFYHHLSGDTGRDSGSPNLLTTAALGDNRPLAMARFGQTLRRTADAALVYHESHDEAGNSRHSGGTSGRTLAIAVGRAPLVGETRRYAEARARFTAGMSLLSAGTPMFFMGEEVGAVEDYRYDDFAWHRTDLEAARQDGGANLFAFYRGLIGLRRAVRALRSRTIDVVHADDAARVLAFHRTDGPDDTLVIASLNDAPFTAGYRTPGVPDGLWREVFNSDSIHYGGWNDGNGGADLPATGGTLTAVLPRAGFVVLRKMW, encoded by the coding sequence GTGCCCGGCAATCTCGCCGACGCGATGGAGCTGCTCGACCACCTGGTGGACCTCGGCGTGAACGCGGTCGAGCTGCTGCCGATGGCCGAGTTCGAGGGCTGGGCGTCCTGGGGCTACGGCACCTCGCACTACTTCGCCGTGGAGTTCAGCGGCGGCGGCCGGGACCAGCTCAAGCACTTCGTGCGGGCGTGCCACCAGCGGGGCATCGCGGTGATTCTCGACGTGGTCTACAACCACTACCACCACCACGCCGAGCGCGCGCAGTGGGCGTACGACTCCGACGCACACGCCCGCAACAGCTACTACTGGTACGAAGGGCTCGACACCGACTACGCCGACCCCACCGGCGGGTACGTGGACAACCTGTCCACCGGCTGGGCGCCGCGGCTGTGGGAGGAGCCGGTCCGGCAGATGCTCATCTCCAGCGCGGTGGCCCAGCTGGCGGAGTTTCACATCGACGGGTTCCGGGTGGACCAGACCACGTCGCTGCACGCGTACTCCACATTGCACGCCGACGGCCGCGGGCTGCCGCACGTGAACGCCTTCGGCGTCCGGTTCCTGCGCGAGCTGACCCGCACGCTGCGCCTGGTCCGGCCCGACGTCTTCCTCATCGCCGAGGACCACTCCGGCTGGCCGGCGGTCACCCAGCCGGGCCGGCTGGGCGGTCTCGGGTTCGACGTGACCTGGTACGCCGACTTCTACCACCACCTCAGCGGCGACACCGGTCGCGACAGCGGCTCGCCGAACCTGCTCACCACCGCCGCGCTCGGCGACAACCGCCCGCTCGCGATGGCCCGGTTCGGCCAGACGCTCCGCCGTACCGCCGACGCCGCGCTCGTCTACCACGAGTCGCACGACGAGGCCGGCAACTCCCGCCACTCCGGCGGCACCTCCGGCCGTACGCTCGCGATCGCGGTGGGCCGGGCGCCGCTGGTCGGCGAGACCCGCCGGTACGCCGAGGCGCGGGCCCGCTTCACCGCCGGTATGTCCCTGCTGTCCGCCGGGACGCCGATGTTCTTCATGGGCGAGGAGGTGGGCGCCGTGGAGGACTACCGCTACGACGACTTCGCCTGGCACCGTACCGACCTGGAAGCCGCCCGGCAGGACGGCGGCGCGAACCTGTTCGCCTTCTACCGCGGCCTCATCGGGCTGCGCCGGGCGGTGCGCGCGCTGCGTTCCCGCACCATCGACGTGGTGCACGCCGACGACGCCGCCCGGGTTTTGGCCTTCCACCGCACCGACGGCCCGGACGACACGCTCGTGATCGCCTCGCTCAACGACGCCCCGTTCACCGCCGGGTACCGGACGCCGGGCGTGCCGGACGGGCTCTGGCGCGAGGTCTTCAACAGCGACTCCATCCACTATGGAGGCTGGAACGACGGCAACGGCGGCGCCGACCTGCCCGCGACCGGTGGCACACTGACCGCGGTGCTGCCCCGCGCCGGCTTCGTCGTCCTGCGCAAGATGTGGTGA